Proteins found in one uncultured Desulfuromonas sp. genomic segment:
- a CDS encoding Eco29kI family restriction endonuclease, with protein sequence MKKELPKIEPFNPLDKTNLGESVAEAMLHQPVGPLPPSPFIGAGIYAIYYTGTFPLYAEIAEKNRNDLFQWPIYVGKAVPAGARKGGFGLGAEPGQVLFKRLAEHASSIDVATNLSLSDFMCRFLVVDDIWIPLAESLLIEMYLPLWNRKIDGFGNHDPGKGRYNQQKSPWDTIHPGRPWAERLKPALNDEDKIREETATYLTTTKSKIIL encoded by the coding sequence GTGAAAAAAGAGCTTCCTAAAATAGAACCTTTTAACCCTCTTGATAAAACCAACCTTGGCGAAAGTGTTGCCGAGGCCATGTTGCACCAGCCTGTTGGCCCTTTGCCTCCATCCCCTTTTATCGGAGCTGGGATTTACGCCATTTATTACACGGGTACTTTCCCCTTGTATGCGGAGATTGCCGAAAAGAATAGAAATGATTTGTTTCAGTGGCCTATTTATGTCGGTAAAGCCGTTCCCGCCGGTGCTCGAAAAGGTGGATTCGGTCTAGGTGCCGAACCCGGGCAGGTATTATTTAAAAGGCTTGCGGAGCATGCTTCCTCCATAGACGTGGCAACGAATCTGAGCCTTTCTGATTTTATGTGCCGTTTTTTGGTTGTTGATGATATCTGGATACCACTAGCAGAATCTCTCTTGATAGAGATGTACCTACCCTTGTGGAATAGAAAAATTGATGGATTCGGAAATCATGACCCAGGAAAGGGGCGCTACAATCAGCAGAAATCTCCTTGGGACACGATTCATCCTGGAAGACCTTGGGCGGAGAGATTGAAGCCTGCTTTAAATGATGAAGATAAAATCCGGGAAGAAACAGCGACATACCTTACGACAACGAAATCGAAAATTATTCTTTGA
- a CDS encoding PAS domain-containing protein encodes MEKEIYQALLNTLQSPVVFVDNDHIIRYLNRAAQVRYYEHQGFSNLIGKSLFDCHNKNSEQRMIQIHARLVAGEDRVLLKSSDTETISVVAVRDHDRRLLGYYEYFEWRTDA; translated from the coding sequence ATGGAAAAAGAAATTTATCAGGCACTGCTCAATACGCTACAGAGTCCGGTGGTATTCGTTGACAACGACCATATCATCCGCTACCTGAACAGAGCGGCGCAAGTGCGCTACTATGAGCACCAGGGATTTTCCAACCTGATCGGCAAGTCGCTGTTTGACTGCCACAACAAAAACTCCGAACAGCGGATGATCCAGATCCACGCCCGTCTTGTCGCCGGGGAAGATCGGGTTTTGCTGAAGTCCAGCGATACGGAGACGATCAGCGTCGTTGCGGTTCGGGATCATGACCGACGCTTGCTCGGCTATTATGAATATTTCGAGTGGCGCACTGACGCCTGA
- the cysS gene encoding cysteine--tRNA ligase, whose translation MSLRVYNTLSGNKELFEPRVPGKVGMYVCGVTVYDYCHIGHARANIVFDIVYRYLKYSDYDVTYVRNYTDVDDKIINRANERGITSQQLSEEFIQAFDEDMARLGLDLPTVQPKATEHIDHIIALVERLIANGKAYASDGDVYFAVESFDSYLKLSKRNLDEMQAGARIAPGEKKRNPMDFALWKAAKPGEPSWESPWGKGRPGWHIECSAMGMEYLGESFDIHGGGKDLVFPHHENEIAQSEAATGQPFVKYWLHNGFVNVNQEKMSKSLGNFFTIRDILKTYDPEVVRFFILSAHYRSPIDFSDQNLKEARLGLSRFYEGLQAAAEVLAECPPSDVEATDGAELTAKFREAMDDDFNTAQAIGYLFEGIRTMNRLMATKKFRKKADLVASVRSLYDTFLELGKVLGMFGSEPKAWLNQQRLSALADLDITIEEIDALIAERLQARQDKDFARSDAIRDELAEKGILLLDGAGGTDWKIK comes from the coding sequence ATGAGTTTACGCGTTTATAATACCCTCAGTGGCAATAAAGAACTGTTTGAACCCCGTGTGCCCGGTAAGGTCGGCATGTATGTGTGTGGTGTCACCGTCTATGATTACTGTCATATCGGCCACGCCCGCGCCAATATCGTCTTTGATATTGTCTATCGCTACCTGAAGTACAGTGATTACGATGTGACCTACGTGCGCAATTACACCGATGTCGATGATAAGATCATCAACCGCGCCAACGAGCGAGGCATCACCAGCCAGCAGCTGTCTGAAGAGTTTATCCAGGCGTTTGATGAGGATATGGCGCGACTGGGACTCGATCTGCCGACGGTGCAGCCCAAGGCCACCGAACATATTGACCACATCATTGCTCTGGTCGAGCGGCTGATTGCCAATGGCAAAGCCTACGCCAGTGACGGCGATGTCTATTTTGCCGTGGAAAGCTTTGACAGTTACCTCAAGCTGAGTAAACGCAATCTCGACGAGATGCAGGCTGGGGCACGTATTGCTCCCGGCGAGAAAAAACGCAACCCCATGGACTTTGCTCTGTGGAAAGCGGCCAAGCCAGGAGAACCGTCCTGGGAGTCACCGTGGGGCAAAGGGCGTCCCGGCTGGCACATTGAGTGCTCGGCCATGGGCATGGAATATCTCGGCGAATCGTTCGATATTCACGGCGGCGGCAAAGACCTGGTGTTCCCTCATCATGAAAACGAGATCGCCCAGAGCGAGGCCGCCACCGGCCAGCCGTTTGTCAAATACTGGCTGCACAACGGCTTCGTCAATGTCAATCAGGAGAAGATGAGTAAATCGCTGGGCAACTTTTTCACGATCCGCGATATCCTTAAAACTTATGATCCTGAAGTGGTGCGTTTCTTTATCCTGTCGGCCCACTACCGATCGCCGATTGACTTTTCCGACCAGAACCTTAAAGAAGCGCGTCTAGGTTTGTCCCGTTTTTACGAAGGACTGCAGGCTGCGGCTGAGGTGTTGGCCGAGTGCCCGCCGAGTGATGTTGAAGCCACAGATGGCGCGGAATTGACGGCTAAATTCCGCGAGGCCATGGACGATGATTTCAATACCGCCCAGGCAATTGGCTATCTGTTTGAAGGCATCCGCACCATGAATCGGCTGATGGCCACCAAGAAATTCCGCAAGAAAGCCGACCTGGTTGCTTCAGTCCGCTCCCTGTACGACACCTTCCTTGAACTGGGTAAGGTGCTGGGGATGTTCGGTTCCGAGCCAAAGGCGTGGTTGAACCAGCAACGCCTGTCCGCGCTGGCCGATCTGGATATCACCATCGAGGAGATTGACGCGTTGATTGCCGAGCGGCTTCAGGCCCGTCAGGATAAGGATTTTGCCCGTTCTGATGCCATTCGCGACGAATTGGCGGAAAAAGGGATCCTGTTGCTGGATGGTGCCGGGGGCACCGACTGGAAGATTAAATAA